Genomic segment of Kibdelosporangium phytohabitans:
GACGCGGGCCCGGTCGCTCGCCGCGTCGCCGTTGCCCACCGGACGCGTGTCCTACCGGACGCTGAGTGAGACCAACACCGAGCTGGTCCGCCTGGCCAGGACGTATCCGGACCGGGTCAAGCGGTTCGCACTGCCGAACCGGTCGCTGCTCGACCAGACCGTGTGGGGCCTGGAGATCACCCACGGTGTGCACGCCGACGACGGCAAGCCGGTGTTCCTGATGACCGGCCTGCACCACTCCCGCGAGTGGCCGACGGTCGAACTGACCATGGAGTTCGTCTGGGACCTGCTCAAGAACGACCGCGCCGACCCGCGGATCACCTCGCTGCTGGACCGGGCCCGGCTGATCGTCGTGCCGATCGTCAACCCGGACGGGTTCGACATGTCCCGCAGCCTGATCCAGGAGCAGAAACGCAAGAACTGCCGGGTGACCGACGGGCAACGGCCGACCTGGGTGGAGTGCGCCGACCCGGCGAACTTCGACAAGGGCGTGGACCTCAACCGCAACTACGGCGCGTTCTGGGGCGGGCCCGGCGCGGGCGCGAGCGGTCTCGCCAGCAACTACCGTGGCCAGGCGCCGTTCTCCGAGCCGGAGATCCGCAACATCCGCGAGCTGATCAGTTCCAAGCAGGTGACGGTCGCGATCAGCAACCACACGCCGGATGCCCGTGTACTGCGCGTACCCAGTGCGCCCAACGAGCCCCGTCCAGCCGACGAGGGCCCGTACGACGCGCTCGCCCAGGCGCTGGGCGCGGACATGAAGTGGCCCGCCGGTCCGTGGCCGGACATCTACTACGCGGCCAGCGGCACGACCGAGCAGACCGCGTACTACTCGGCCGGGACGTTCGCGTTCACGTTCGAGCACACCCCGGGCGGCCGTGGGTTCCACCCGCCCTACCCGTTCGTGATCGACCAGTACTTCGGCACCGGCGCCTACCCGGGTTCCAGTGCCCGGGCGGCGTTCCTGACCGCGTTCGAGGCGGCGGCCGACCCGGCCAGGCACTCGGTCATCACCGGCAAGGCGCCGCGCGGCGCGAAGCTGACCGTGCAGAAGAACTTCACGTTGGACACCTCGCCGGTGACCAACCCGGACGGCAGCACCGGCCTGATCACGCCCTTCCCGTACGGGTTGCGGTCCACCTTGAGCGTGGACCGGGACGGGAGGTTCGACTGGCACGTCAACCCGTCGCTGCGGCCCAGCCAGTACCTGCAGAAGCACCTGAACGAGTCGTGGACGCTGACGTGTCAACGGCCCGGCGGGCGGACGACGCAGGTGCAGGTCACGGTGGCGCGTGGCGCGGTCGCCGAGGTGGATCTGAGCCGCTGCGGGCGGCGGTAACGCGAATCGGGACAACAGAAAGTGGTGCGCCGGGCCCTGGTTCGGCCCGGCGCACGTCCTCAACGTCTGTCGGCTGTGTCCTTTTCCCGCAGGCTCACCCGGCGACTGGCCGCGAGATGCTGAGCCAGCAACCCGTCCAGCCGCTCGCTCGCGAGCATGTCCGATCTGGCAGCCGTCAGGCTTGCCCCAACGACAGAACCTTGTGCCGGTTATGGATGACTGCTCGTCCGAGGGCGACACTGTCAGGTGTGGCTTGCGGGCCCAGGGGCTGGCGTGACCCCGGTGGCGGCGCTTGTGATCTGCCAGAGCTCGTTCGCGAGCCGGCGGTCCTTGGCGGCCGACGAGCGGCGTGCCGGACTGGCTGGGCCGCGGATCTCGAACGGTCCGGTCGGGCCCAGGTAGTCGCCGCCATCGACCGGTCCCGTGGCTGCCATGAGCTGGGATGCGATACCGGTGGTGACCGGTTGCGAGAGGTATCGGTCCGGGAGCACGAGAAGACGGGACCACCACGTGCTTCCGCGGGCCAGGGCGTTGGGCAGCAGCTGTGATGTCGTCAGTCCCGGGTGAGCCGCGATCGACAACACCGGGTCGGCGGCGGTGCGCAGCCGCCGGTCGAGCTCCGCGGTGAACAGGAGGTTCGCGAGCTTGGAGGCGCCGTAGGCGCGCGTTGGCGAGTAGCGCCTGCGCTCCCAATGCAGGTCGGCGAGGTCGAGTCCGCCGGTGCGGTGACCGAGGCTGGACGTCGTCACGACCCGGGCTGGATGCCCGCGGTCTCCGGCGGCCCGCAACGCGGGCATCAGCAGCCAGGTCAGCGCGGCCGGACCGAGGTGGTTGGTCCCGATCTGCAGCTCGAACCCGTCCCGGGTCCTGCTGTGCGGTCCCAGCGACACCGCGGCGTTGTTGATCAGCACGTCGATCCGGTCCCCGGTGCGGTCCCGGATCTCCGCGGCGGCGGCCCGTACCGAGCAGAGGTCGGCCAGGTCGAGCAGGACGGGTTCGGCCGACCCGGCGCCGTCGATCCCGGCTCGCACCTGGTCGACGGCCGCCGCACCACGCTCGGCGTCGCGAACGGTCATCAGGACCCGGGCACCGGCCGCCGCCAACGCAGCGGAGAGGGCGAGGCCGAGGCCGGAGGTCGTCCCGGTGACGACGATGGTGCGGCCCGCCAGGTCGGGCAGGAGTTCGTGCGGAGATGGCATGGATCGATCTCTCCTGACTCAGTCGACGGGCAATTCGGATGACATTGTCAACTAGAATGGCCGGTGTGACACGCATCGAGACCGCCGAGGCCACGCGGCAGGCTCTTGTCCGCGCCGCTTCCGAACTGCTCGACCAGGGCGGCCCTGACGCCGTGACCCTGCGTGCGGTCGGCGCCCGGGCCGGAGTCTCACGAGGTGCGCCCTACGGGCACTTCACGAACAAGGAACACCTGCTGACCCAGCTCGCCATCAACGCGTGGAGTTCCCTCGCGGACGACGTCGAGCACCTTCGGGAGAACCTTGAGTCCACTTCGGACATACGGCTGGAGCGGGCCCTTCTGGCGTTGATCGACGTCGCCCGTCGGCAGCCGCACCGGTACGCGCTGATGTTCAGCGTTCCGGCTGACACACCAGCCGCCGTGCAGGCCGCGGGCCGTCTCGAAGGCGTGTTCCTAACCTTGGTCGCGGACATGGTCGGCGAATCCGACGCGCCTCGGTACGGCGCGCTGCTGATGTCGAGCGCACACGGCATCGCGGGGATGGAACTCAGCGGCCATCTGGCGAAGGACACGTGGCAGGTGAGCGTGGAGCAACTCGTGCACATGCTGATCGACGCGATCCGACATGGGTCTCCGTAGAACGCCTGGACAACCCATGAGTGCGTTCCGCTACTCGGCGACGAGAGCACCGAGCGCGGGCCACGGCGGACCCTGGCGGAGCAAGGACAGAATGTCCCGGCCGTGCCGATACCCATCCGGGAACTCATCGCGGATGTCCCAACGCCAGGCGGCGACCACCGCGAGCACGAGCCGACGGCACTCCGCGAGCAGAACCTGGTCGACGCCCGGATAACGCGCGCTGACCTGCTCCGGCACATGGGCCACATCGAACTCTATGGGGCCACGGCAGCACGTCTCCAAGTCGATGAACAGCAAGCCGTCACGGGTGTTGAGGAGGTTGCCGGGATGCGGTTCGCCGTGCAGCAACTGCTCGGCAGCCCCGCGGCTGCGGATCCGTGCACGGGCGCTTCGCAGCGTGCTGAGCAGGAGATGCCGGTCGGCCTCAGTGAGCGCGGGAGTTCGGTCCCGGTGCGCGACTAACCGTTCAGCCTCCGCGGCTCGGTCCAGGAAATGCGGGGTTGCGATCTCGACACTGCGCATACCAGCGTGCAGGCGTCGGAGTGCATCCGCGTACGTGCGTGGGAAGTCCGGATCAGGAAGCACGACCTCGTAGTACGTCCAGTAGGTCACGGCGAAGCCGTCGCGTTCGTAGACCCGCGGTTCAACGCGGGGCTCCAGCGCTGCGACGGGGCTCGCGGCCTCAGCGAGTCGCAGAGCGACCTCGACCTCCAGCGCGGCCACCTCTCGCCCCACCAGCGCTACTCGGGCGAAAACGCCACACGGCAACAGATGCAGGGCGAGCATGTTCGAATTGCGAATCACGACCGCGTCATCGACCCGCAGACGCAACTCTCGGGCCAGTGCTGTCGCCGCGGCCACCGCACGCGAAACGATCTCCGTCTCCACGACGTGGATCGTCGCACGCGCTCGCTCATTGGCAGAAAGGGGATGTTCAGGCAGCGGGCAGGAGACGACGACGCAGATCCTGTTCCACCGGCAGTGGCCAGAACAGCGTCCACCACCACACGAACGGCTCGACACCGTGGGTCCGGTCACGCGTGGTCAACGACCTGCCCGCTGCGTTCCGCGCGCGGTCACGCCACGAGAATGTGCGCCGCGCGAAGCGCACGGCACCGCGACTGCCTCACAGGTCTACCTCTGCCGGTTCGCAAAACCGGTCGCACTACGCCGCACAGCCGCATCGCCAATGGGTAAACAAACGCACGGTTACGTGGGCGAGATTGGAACTTACCCGCCCTACCGCGCCGGGTTCAGGATCGGTGTGTGACCGGCAGCTCCAATGACCTCCAGCCGCCGTACTCGCCCCACTGGCGGCCGTTCCCGTCCCGTCGGCTCACGGACAGTCCAGCTTCGCCTCTGCCGATCGCGCCTTGCGCGAACGGGGCAGCCCGGCACGCCTGCGTTCAGCAGGTCCTTGCCCAGCGCTGAACCAAACACACTGTTGCCCAGGGGAAAGGGAATCAGATGACGAGTCGATCGCCGCGAAGACGCGGAAGACGACGCAGAGTGGCGGCCGCGGTCGCCGGAGTGCTCCTGCTGCCGTTCGGAGCACATGCGGCTGGACCTCCGATGGTGATGTCGGGCCCGAACTACGGTCTTGTCGCACAGACGCCCGCCGGACCTATCACCGAGGCGAACGGTTCGTTCGACGCGAACACGGTCAAGAACGTCAACCGCGTGGCGTCCCCCGCGCCCTCCACCACGTCACCGGACATCGTTGACGCGTACACACTCCAGCTCAACACCAACCCGTTCCCGACCACGTTGTGCGCGGGCAAGCCCAACTGCGAGGGCTGGCTGCAGTTCGTGTTCGCCAACAACGGAACCAGCGGTGAGATCTACATCAAGTACTGGCTGCGGTCGTACGGCGCGCCGTGCCCACCGGGCTGGCTGGCCAGGCAGATCGACTGCTACAAGAAGAGCGGGGCGAAACCCACACCCAACATGCCGCTCAACACCGGCACGATGTCGAAGTACAGGTTGACCGGCAAGGTGAGCGGCCCCGAGGACTGGATCAAGTTCGAGGTTGCCGGGGCCTACGAGATCTCCTCACCGGTCACGCGTGAACTCGTCATCGGGACGAACTGGCAACGAGCCGAGTTCAACGTGTTCGGCCTCGCCGACGAATCCACGGCCAACTTCAACGACTACGCGGAGTTCCACACCCGGGTGGAGATCGTGTACGGCGGCCAGCGCAGGCCGCTGTGCAAGTCGTTCGCCTACTCCAATGAAGCCAACAACCTCTCCTTCGTCGCACCGCCACCACCGCGGACCGGGACGAATCCAGCGGTCGTGTTCAACCAGAAGAAGCTTCCCCCGAACGAGATCCCCATCCTCGATCCGTGTGCCGCGGCCGAGACCATCGGCGACACCCACGAACGCACGTTCGCCGGGACGGGGTACGACTTCCAGGCCGCGGGCGAC
This window contains:
- a CDS encoding M14 family zinc carboxypeptidase is translated as MSRRFLSLTAAAVLAVGLAGVPAQAKPADVVSVVRVAAPTKALQAKLIGLDLDLMDAEGTSVNIMLHGARDEAKLRGAGFAPQVLVADVAARDRAARQAEETRARSLAASPLPTGRVSYRTLSETNTELVRLARTYPDRVKRFALPNRSLLDQTVWGLEITHGVHADDGKPVFLMTGLHHSREWPTVELTMEFVWDLLKNDRADPRITSLLDRARLIVVPIVNPDGFDMSRSLIQEQKRKNCRVTDGQRPTWVECADPANFDKGVDLNRNYGAFWGGPGAGASGLASNYRGQAPFSEPEIRNIRELISSKQVTVAISNHTPDARVLRVPSAPNEPRPADEGPYDALAQALGADMKWPAGPWPDIYYAASGTTEQTAYYSAGTFAFTFEHTPGGRGFHPPYPFVIDQYFGTGAYPGSSARAAFLTAFEAAADPARHSVITGKAPRGAKLTVQKNFTLDTSPVTNPDGSTGLITPFPYGLRSTLSVDRDGRFDWHVNPSLRPSQYLQKHLNESWTLTCQRPGGRTTQVQVTVARGAVAEVDLSRCGRR
- a CDS encoding SDR family NAD(P)-dependent oxidoreductase is translated as MPSPHELLPDLAGRTIVVTGTTSGLGLALSAALAAAGARVLMTVRDAERGAAAVDQVRAGIDGAGSAEPVLLDLADLCSVRAAAAEIRDRTGDRIDVLINNAAVSLGPHSRTRDGFELQIGTNHLGPAALTWLLMPALRAAGDRGHPARVVTTSSLGHRTGGLDLADLHWERRRYSPTRAYGASKLANLLFTAELDRRLRTAADPVLSIAAHPGLTTSQLLPNALARGSTWWSRLLVLPDRYLSQPVTTGIASQLMAATGPVDGGDYLGPTGPFEIRGPASPARRSSAAKDRRLANELWQITSAATGVTPAPGPASHT
- a CDS encoding phosphotransferase family protein, whose product is METEIVSRAVAAATALARELRLRVDDAVVIRNSNMLALHLLPCGVFARVALVGREVAALEVEVALRLAEAASPVAALEPRVEPRVYERDGFAVTYWTYYEVVLPDPDFPRTYADALRRLHAGMRSVEIATPHFLDRAAEAERLVAHRDRTPALTEADRHLLLSTLRSARARIRSRGAAEQLLHGEPHPGNLLNTRDGLLFIDLETCCRGPIEFDVAHVPEQVSARYPGVDQVLLAECRRLVLAVVAAWRWDIRDEFPDGYRHGRDILSLLRQGPPWPALGALVAE
- a CDS encoding TetR/AcrR family transcriptional regulator, whose translation is MTRIETAEATRQALVRAASELLDQGGPDAVTLRAVGARAGVSRGAPYGHFTNKEHLLTQLAINAWSSLADDVEHLRENLESTSDIRLERALLALIDVARRQPHRYALMFSVPADTPAAVQAAGRLEGVFLTLVADMVGESDAPRYGALLMSSAHGIAGMELSGHLAKDTWQVSVEQLVHMLIDAIRHGSP